One Faecalicatena sp. Marseille-Q4148 DNA window includes the following coding sequences:
- a CDS encoding DUF2493 domain-containing protein: protein MEIRIIVAGGRMFTDYELLEQKVDEILKDIDEPVIISGGARGADTLGEKYALEHKIQLVRFPADWKKYGKRAGYLRNQEMAEYAMKGVNSILIAFWNGVSRGTNDMIQRAESYGMEVYIIHYEENIHQEIKHPRKGVFWLVEDEIWAFPFREEQFTFSISKSGDSYVHKKIWRKIKPKSCNHPYNYYPRGRVEITPKGKYIVYMNPNISSDYIPQIMEKFGLDEQPRVIYDNSRHYRSHFDQGWKPDKSTL, encoded by the coding sequence ATGGAAATAAGGATTATCGTTGCCGGAGGAAGAATGTTTACTGATTATGAATTGCTTGAACAAAAAGTAGATGAAATTCTCAAAGACATTGACGAACCTGTGATTATATCCGGTGGGGCTAGAGGTGCAGATACATTAGGTGAGAAATATGCGTTAGAACACAAAATACAACTAGTAAGGTTTCCGGCAGACTGGAAAAAATATGGGAAAAGGGCAGGTTATCTACGGAATCAGGAAATGGCAGAATATGCGATGAAAGGAGTGAATTCTATTCTCATTGCATTTTGGAATGGAGTATCCAGAGGAACAAATGACATGATACAGCGGGCAGAAAGCTATGGAATGGAAGTTTATATCATTCATTATGAAGAAAATATTCATCAAGAAATAAAACATCCACGAAAAGGTGTTTTTTGGTTAGTGGAAGATGAAATATGGGCATTCCCTTTCAGAGAAGAGCAATTCACTTTTAGTATATCAAAATCAGGAGATTCCTATGTACACAAGAAAATCTGGAGAAAAATTAAGCCTAAAAGCTGTAATCATCCATATAATTACTATCCCAGAGGACGTGTTGAAATTACTCCCAAAGGAAAATATATTGTGTATATGAATCCAAATATTTCATCAGATTATATACCGCAGATTATGGAAAAGTTTGGCTTGGATGAGCAGCCTAGAGTTATATATGATAACAGCAGACATTACAGATCACATTTTGACCAAGGATGGAAACCAGATAAAAGTACATTATAA